In the genome of Pediococcus claussenii ATCC BAA-344, one region contains:
- a CDS encoding MarR family winged helix-turn-helix transcriptional regulator, whose translation MHKANPDTIITLIDEISVTEQTQLNQILKSSKVTVQQAMLLRYIDKNPKTIQADIVKITQRKAATVSTLLGKMEKNGLIIRTIPVYNTRNKELSLTDQGRRVLAFFSDSQKEVRQQLVAGLTEAQQQDLIKLLQQMR comes from the coding sequence GTGCATAAAGCTAATCCAGATACCATTATTACTTTAATAGATGAAATAAGCGTCACGGAACAAACTCAGCTCAATCAAATCTTAAAAAGCAGCAAAGTTACGGTTCAGCAAGCCATGCTTTTAAGGTACATTGATAAAAATCCAAAAACAATTCAAGCTGATATTGTTAAAATAACACAGCGAAAAGCGGCTACTGTTTCTACTTTGCTTGGAAAAATGGAAAAAAACGGACTGATAATAAGAACTATTCCTGTATACAACACTCGTAACAAAGAACTTAGCTTAACTGATCAAGGACGACGTGTCCTTGCATTTTTCTCCGATTCACAAAAAGAGGTTAGGCAGCAACTTGTGGCGGGCCTAACAGAGGCTCAACAACAGGATTTAATTAAACTGCTACAACAAATGCGCTAA
- a CDS encoding SGNH/GDSL hydrolase family protein, with the protein MKDESKKLTRLDPKIKNFQEGLLKKYREANQKAQKGQIVFVGSSLMEIFPIEKMQEEHDLKLGKIIYNRGIRATTTKYLLENMNTQILDLKPSKVFINIGSNDIGFHVPEEEFLGNYDQILKRIKRELPDTEVFVMAFYPVNDKAVTAIDDRSNRALEEASSKIKQLTLKNGYQYINVNQGLTDKNGLLRDDLTFDGTHMYPKGYEIVLKNMMKYLK; encoded by the coding sequence ATGAAAGATGAGTCAAAAAAACTAACTAGATTAGATCCTAAAATTAAAAATTTTCAAGAGGGCTTATTAAAGAAATATAGGGAAGCCAATCAAAAGGCTCAAAAGGGCCAGATTGTTTTCGTTGGTTCATCTTTGATGGAGATTTTTCCTATTGAAAAAATGCAAGAAGAACATGATTTGAAATTAGGTAAAATAATTTATAATCGAGGAATTCGGGCCACAACAACGAAATACCTTTTGGAAAATATGAACACACAAATTTTGGATTTAAAACCAAGCAAGGTGTTTATTAATATTGGTTCTAATGATATTGGGTTTCATGTTCCAGAGGAAGAATTTTTAGGCAATTACGATCAAATTTTGAAACGGATTAAAAGGGAATTACCAGATACCGAAGTGTTCGTAATGGCTTTTTATCCAGTAAATGACAAAGCGGTAACTGCAATTGATGATAGAAGTAACCGTGCGTTAGAAGAAGCTAGTTCCAAGATTAAACAGTTAACTTTGAAGAATGGATACCAGTATATCAATGTTAATCAGGGGCTGACAGATAAAAATGGTTTATTGCGGGATGACCTTACTTTTGACGGTACACATATGTATCCTAAAGGGTATGAAATTGTTCTAAAAAACATGATGAAGTATTTGAAATAG